One segment of Chionomys nivalis chromosome 3, mChiNiv1.1, whole genome shotgun sequence DNA contains the following:
- the Spacdr gene encoding sperm acrosome developmental regulator: protein MAVVKRFLKWVRRIWRKMTGWVRFWKYKTKPSMPDQPKKHSLKEKTASDFDPSKMVKPHKEPKVSDLDVCPGVLEPSVLAAVKDMPAVPRKSRSLMQLSQTVVHSVSTLMVSALQSGWRLCKWKSSMSSASISSRMKSGSALETPEAEMLREVYLVLWVIRKQLRELARRQERRRRRRMRSRASHTSHLSDPVQGLKQDARSPL from the exons atggccgtGGTCAAGAGATTCTTGAAATGGGTTAGGCGAATTTGGCGAAAAATGACCGGCTGG GTCCGGTTCTGGAAATATAAAACCAAGCCAAGCATGCCCGATCAACCCAAGAAACATTCACTGAAGGAGAAGACTGCTTCGGACTTTGACCCTTCAAAGATGGTCAAACCCCACAAAGAGCCCAAGGTCTCTGACCTGGATGTCTGCCCGGGGGTGCTTGAACCCAGTGTGTTGGCTGCTGTCAAGGACATGCCTGCTGTACCCCGCAAGAGTCGCTCCCTGATGCAGCTGTCCCAGACTGTAGTCCACTCGGTGTCCACGCTGATGGTCTCGGCGCTGCAGTCTGGCTGGCGATTGTGTAAGTGGAAG TCTTCTATGAGCTCTGCGTCAATTTCCTCTCGAATGAAGAGCGGGTCGGCCTTGGAGACGCCGGAAGCTGAGATGCTGCGGGAAGTGTACCTGGTACTCTGGGTCATTCGCAAACAACTGAGAGAGCTGGCCCGCAGGCAGGAGAGGCGCAGGCGGCGCCGCATGCGCTCCCGTGCGTCCCACACATCCCACCTTTCCGATCCAGTGCAGGGCCTCAAACAGGATGCCCGAAGTCCCCTCTAG